The following DNA comes from Picosynechococcus sp. PCC 7003.
TACCGTCAATGAATTTCTTAATTTGCCCCCTAAATCTTTTCACTAAAGCTCTGGCATTTGGGGGGATTTTTGGATCCCATTGATTGACTGAAAATCTCCCCCAGACTGGGGGCCGGGGGGCTCTATCAATTAGCTCTCAGACAACCTCTTGCGATCAAAATTTTTCGGGGCGACCAGATTCGGCGATCGCATTACGGCGAAGTGCATCGGTAAATGGTGATGGCCACTATGATCTGATTAGACTGAAATCGTGCTGGGTGATGATTTCGTGCTTTTTTTCAGGGAACGATCTGCTTGATATCTAGGAGCACCGGGAACAAGGAATGTTTAAGCTTGGGGCCATTAGCCAATTTTTTTCGTTGTTGTATTTGGGATTCGTGCCTGGGGCGATCGCCGCTCTGCCGGATGCGAGTCAAATTGTGTCCCTCACGGGCGATCGCCTAATGATGCAGCAGGGAAACCACCGTCAACAAGCGGCCCAGGTGGGCGATCGCCTCGAAAACCATAGCCAAAGTCTGATCGTGCCGGGTAATAACCATTCCTTTGCTCGCCTTGTGCTTGTAGGCGATCGCCAAACCTATGACGGACTGCTTTTGCAAACTGGCCCCGCCCCCCAACAGACCCAATACCGATTTCCCTGTGTGATCGAAGGGGGCACCATTACCCTGAGTTGGCAAAAAGGTCAGCAACGGGGTTGCGCTGAAGGGATTCGCATTCGTCCCAGTGCCGAGGGGCGATCGCCAACCCAACGCCTCAAAACCTTTGTGTATCAAATGGTGCTCTCGCCCGCCGTCGCCAGTAGCATTCCCAGCGATGCGGAATTTGTGATTCAACCCAGTGGAGAGACACCAATCTGTGTCCGCGTGACGACCCAGGACAACCGCCAAATCATTGAAGTTTTGTGGGGCGAAATTATCCTCAGCAGCGCCAACACCCCCCAGGGTCTAAAACTCAACAAAGGCACGCAATATGACCAAGGGAAACTTCAGTTTTTCGACCCGGATGCTCGTCTCGCAACCCCCGCAATGCAAGAATTTTTTTCGGGCGCGGCTTGGTCAAATGCAGCAACGCCCGCACCTTTATCCGTCGAGATTCAAAATCATATTGACGTAATTCGCACGGCTTTTGTCAACGCACAGTAAAAGATCTAGCTCTGGCCCTTGGCATTTTGGGCCGACTCAAACAACATCAAAACTTCATCAAATTTTCTTTTTCGCTTAAGCACTTTTAAGTTATTCTGCCACGCCACCAAATAAATCAACCGGGCTGAGCCTTTTTTTGAGAAAATCAGCGGTCAAAGATTTTTATGGGGAAATTTGTGGACAGATCTACACACACTGCTGATTAAGGCCCATTAGTCAAGCTTTTAGGCATTTCTTAATTTTTTTTGTTTTTGGTGTGAAATCTTTACTAAGTCTTCACATAGGCCAAAAATCTTCTCCAAATCTTTACAGAAATAGCGATGTTCGCCTGCGATTAATGGGTAATTTAGGCAGAGTAAGTTAACAAAAACAGTAGATCACTAATTATCTATGTCTTCATTGAAGACTCTTGGTGCTCTTAATTGCGTAAATATTTTCTCGCTCCCCCTGCATTAGCAAATTTTCGTTTGAGGAATTCTCAGTGAACAATCAAGTTTGGCGATCGCCAAAGCCCAAAGCCCCCAGAAAAAATATGATCCGTAAACTCGCGAGTCCCCTTGTCATTGCCGGTCTAATGGTGACTGGTAATTTCCAGCTCATCCCTCAGGCCCTTGCCGTCGGGACAGCTGCCGGCACCACGATTAACAACACCGCGACAGCGACCTACGAAGACCCTGCTGGTAATACCCAGACAACAGAATCCAACACTGTCAGCGTCACCGTTGCGCCAATTGCCGGTTTAACAAACGTCCCTGCTGAGTTCATCGATGATGACGGTGAGGCTGCAGAAGATGGTGATGTACTCCGCTATATCTTCAAAATCACCAATATTGGTAACACTGATGCTGGTTTAATTTTGCCAGCGCCTACCCTCGAAAACCTTGAGCGTGTTGATGATACTGCTGACCCCACTAATACTGCAGCAGCAGAGCTTCTGAAAATTTATGCTGATGCTGAGCGTACACAGTTAATTGGTTACTATGATCCAGCAACTGGAGACTTAACCAGTGATGGCACCACCGCCAATAGTATTGATGTAACGGTTAATGCAGACGGCACTTTCACTTCTGCTGCTGCTGCTGGTTCTGAAGGCGTCTTACTGCTGAGTAATGATGCCGAGGTCTATGTCGAAGTCGTGACGACACCGGTGGCCGGTGCCGAAGCTGACGACGATCTCCGCGTTACTTTGGGTGATACCCCACCAAACGACAACACTGCCGCCACCCAAGATCAACCTTGGGACAATACTGATCCTGGTGATGTTAGAACTGACCATACGGTAACTGGTGCTACTCCCACCCCCACTAATGGTGAGCGGGAAGCAGCCGCAACTTTCTTCGTTGACTTCGCCTCTGCGCCCTCTGATGTGCCGCTGATTCGTTTACAGAAAGAAGAGTCAGCCTACGACAATGGCAATACGGATACAGACGTCACTGACGACACGATTACGTATGAACTAACCCTCAACGTCGATCCCGTCAATCCACCACCTTCGGGTCAGGCTGCCGGTGACCTCTTCGGTACAGAGATTCTTTACGATAATGCCGCTGGTGACTCGGATACAGCTCATAGCGGTACTACGGCCCAAGCGATCTTAATCTCTGACGCTATTCCTGATGGGACAGAGCTTACTGCTCTACCAACAGCTCCTACAGGCTGGAGAGTTGTTTATACTTTTGATGATCCATCAACTGTTGCAGCAACTAATGCTGAATGGTACGACGAAGGTGTTGCTTTTGGCTCGACTAATACGGTTGGGACTGTAACCCGCATCGGTTTTGTTTACACTGGCTCTTCTAATGATGGGACGCTAAATGGTTTTGACGCTGATTCAACAGAATTCCTGCCTGCAGGTTCCGTTGAAAGCGGCTTCTCCTTCACTGTCCGAGTTAACGATGCAGCCGTCAGAGAAGTCTATAACTTGGCTGAAGCCTTTGGTGCGGACGAGAACAATATCACCACCTATGACCAATCCGGTGATAACAACCCGAACAACTACGACGATGGCACCTTCCCCGATGGTGATCCCTACGGTGATTACGATCCTGCTGAAGACTTCGGTGTCTACGAAGAAGGTGTGACAGGTATTGACGAAAACGGTAACAATACCGGCCAAGGCCCCGATGGTGAAGCAGTAGAAACGATTTTGACTGTCGCGCCCCCGGTTGATGAAGATCTCGGAATCCTCAATGGCCCCGATGGCTTCCCTGGTGCCACTGGCCCCGATGGCTCCACCAACACCGACCTCCAGGAAGAAAGCTATGCTGTTTGTCCTGTAGCTACAGCTAACAGTGTCGATGATGCAGTTGTTTATACCAACACTATCAGTAACACGACTGCGAATGCGAGCTTGAACAATGTCACGGTAGAGCCGATCACCGACATTGACCTAGATGGCACTCCGGATATTAGCGTTGGCGATCTGCCGACAAATTCCGTTGTCACAATCGTTGGTAACCGTGAAGGTACTACTACTGCGACTCTTGAGTATGCACAGTATACCTATAATGGTACGGTCTTTAATTTGGTCAGCAGCGGAACCATTTCGGGAACGACACTGACTCCTGAGGCTTCTCCTTTCCGTCCATTGAACCTGGGTGATTTACCTGCCACCAACCCTGACTCTACCTTTAACTACACAGTTTACGTTCAGTTCCCTGATAGTACTGCCTGTGCTAACAACGTAGCGACGGATTCCTTTGAGGTGCCATTGCTCGCCTTCACCGATGACTTCAATGGTACGACCGGAACTGGCTTCCTGGGTTATGGTACTGACGACAATGGTGATGGCACCCAAGATGGCGTTGAAACCACTAAGAACCTCACCTTTGACGTTATCCTGGGTACCTTTGTTGAGCTAGTCAAAGAAGCACGAATTCTCAACCCCGATGGCACACCGCGGACTTCCTATTCCCAAGATCTCAGTGGTGTTCAGCTCTTCCCGGGTGAAATCATCGAGTACCGCGTCACCTATCGCAACCTCGCCACCAACCTCGACGCAAGCGACTTTGCTGTGTTTGAGGATGGTACAGATAGTACTAACGTCGCTCCTCTTGGTGCAGACGGAGTAAATGATGCTACTCAAGGTGGAGGAGATGATAATAACTGGGCGTTAGATAACGACGGCAATGGCGAACCCGATACCGTCCACTGGCGCGGTACAACCTTCGAGTCGGGCACAGAGGTTTACTACTATCCCGTGATCGCCGGTAGCAATTTGGCGACCTATGACCCGACTAGCGGTACTTTTGACCCATCAGGTGATGTTGGCACTTCATCTGTTACCAGTGACCCGGCCAACGGCACGCCCATCGAAGCCTATGTCAACTTTGTGGGCAATTTAAACGCTGGCGAAAGTGGTGCCTTCACTTTCCGCCGTCAGCTCCAGTAAGAGAGCAAAGGGTTTAGCTTAGGTGTTGGCACGGCCCACCTAGGCTACCCTAGCGCTTGCTTTGTACTGGGTTGATTTTTACTTCCTTCAAGGTGTTTCTGCGTCTTTCCCTAGATTCACGAAACACCTTGTCGGCCAACCGCTTCTCCGTCCTCAGCGACGGTTAAGTCCAGCAAAAAACGATTATTAACCTCGCCCCTAAGTCCGCAAAATCTAAACTTAAGAGGTGAAACATAAAAATCATGAAACGTTCTCTCGCAATCTTCTCAACCGCTTGTGCCATTGCCCTCGGATGTGGTGTCGTTAATTTGCCCAAAGCGACCAGTCTCTTGGGACTCCAGCCCGTCGCAGCACAACAAAATCGTCAAGTTGATCTCAAGCTCGCGGGACACCTCCGCGTTATCGAAAGAAACTGGCGCGGTCAGACACAAGTCGCTTGGCGTTCTCTAGAAGGGACTGCCCTACGGCCTGCGCCTAAAGTCAAGCCTGGTGATATCGTTCGCTACACTATCAGCGGCAACAACCAAACCAATCAAGCGGTTTCTGGTCTCGTGCTCACCGATGATCTGCCAGCAAACACTGTATATGTGATGAATTCGGCCGCAACCGTTGGTGGTGCGACGATTACCTACAGCATCGATGGCGGCAGAACCTATACAGCGAACCCCACCATTCAAGTCACCCTAGAGGATGGTCGGACGGCGACTGTGCCTGCTCCTCCAGAACGTTATACCCATATTCGCTGGACTTTTTCTGG
Coding sequences within:
- a CDS encoding DUF11 domain-containing protein; protein product: MKRSLAIFSTACAIALGCGVVNLPKATSLLGLQPVAAQQNRQVDLKLAGHLRVIERNWRGQTQVAWRSLEGTALRPAPKVKPGDIVRYTISGNNQTNQAVSGLVLTDDLPANTVYVMNSAATVGGATITYSIDGGRTYTANPTIQVTLEDGRTATVPAPPERYTHIRWTFSGAVPPRSAVSGQYQVRVQ